A region of Curvibacter sp. AEP1-3 DNA encodes the following proteins:
- a CDS encoding asparaginase → MTSRKVVVLGTGGTIAGRASSGSDNVGYKAGEVSVADLLGAVPGMSDRLQGCDLVSEQIAQIDSKDMEWSVWLALQQACVKHLSDQSVAAIVITHGTDTLEETAFFLHLCLSGVGRGKPVILTCAMRPATALTPDGPQNILDAVTVALDSRSTGVLAVCAGAVHAAQHVQKAHTYRVDAFDSGDAGPLAWVEEGRVRWCQSPLPAEGKPKSVFALDTGAVQAPRVEIVMNYAGAGDSLVNALCATSAAAASPLKGIVVAGTGNGTVNASMRSALEHAAASGIQIALASRCSKSGVVRSGALPQGFRTYPGLSAVKARVQLILELLT, encoded by the coding sequence ATGACTTCCAGAAAAGTCGTGGTTTTGGGCACAGGGGGCACGATTGCCGGTCGGGCGAGCAGTGGTTCGGACAATGTGGGTTACAAAGCCGGCGAGGTGAGCGTTGCCGATTTACTGGGGGCTGTGCCGGGGATGTCCGACCGCCTGCAGGGCTGTGATCTCGTTAGCGAGCAAATTGCGCAAATAGATAGCAAAGACATGGAGTGGTCCGTGTGGTTGGCTTTGCAGCAGGCCTGTGTGAAGCACCTTTCCGATCAGTCTGTAGCAGCCATCGTGATCACCCATGGAACGGACACCCTAGAGGAAACGGCTTTTTTCCTTCATCTCTGCCTCTCCGGGGTGGGGCGTGGCAAGCCCGTGATCTTGACTTGTGCCATGCGACCCGCAACTGCGTTGACTCCGGATGGTCCGCAAAACATTCTGGATGCTGTCACTGTAGCTTTGGATTCCCGCAGCACTGGAGTGCTAGCGGTTTGTGCGGGTGCTGTGCACGCGGCACAACATGTCCAAAAAGCCCATACCTACCGCGTCGACGCTTTTGATTCCGGTGATGCGGGGCCATTGGCATGGGTGGAGGAGGGGCGTGTGCGCTGGTGTCAGTCCCCTTTGCCTGCGGAAGGAAAACCCAAGTCGGTGTTTGCACTCGATACAGGGGCAGTGCAGGCACCGCGGGTTGAAATCGTGATGAACTATGCCGGCGCGGGTGATTCACTCGTGAATGCATTGTGCGCAACGTCTGCAGCTGCAGCGTCACCCTTGAAGGGCATAGTGGTTGCAGGCACAGGTAATGGCACGGTGAATGCAAGCATGCGATCTGCCTTGGAGCATGCTGCGGCAAGTGGCATTCAGATCGCGCTGGCCAGCCGGTGTTCCAAGAGTGGGGTCGTACGCAGCGGCGCTTTGCCGCAGGGTTTCAGGACCTATCCCGGCCTTTCGGCGGTCAAGGCAAGGGTGCAATTAATACTGGAGCTTTTAACGTAA
- the lexA gene encoding transcriptional repressor LexA codes for MLESPKLTARQQQIFDLIQSAIARTGAPPTRAEIASELGFKSANAAEEHLQALARKGVIELVSGTSRGIRLKSDALRSIQESRLKQFSLPLPGLAQLALPLVGRVAAGSPILAQEHVDQTYYVENSLFQRQPDYLLKVRGMSMRDAGIMDGDLLAVQATKDAKNGQIIVARLGEEVTVKRFRRNKHLIELHAENPDYQTIVVEPGEPFEIEGLAVGLIRNTMLM; via the coding sequence ATGCTTGAAAGTCCGAAACTCACTGCCCGCCAGCAACAGATTTTTGATCTGATTCAAAGCGCTATCGCCCGAACGGGTGCGCCGCCCACGCGTGCAGAGATTGCCAGTGAGCTCGGCTTCAAATCCGCCAATGCGGCCGAAGAGCATTTGCAGGCCTTGGCGCGCAAAGGTGTTATCGAACTTGTGAGTGGTACCTCACGCGGTATCCGGCTCAAGAGCGATGCGTTGCGCTCCATTCAGGAATCACGGCTGAAGCAATTCTCACTACCCTTGCCAGGCCTTGCGCAATTGGCGCTTCCTCTGGTCGGACGTGTAGCAGCCGGCTCACCCATCCTTGCCCAGGAGCATGTGGATCAAACCTACTACGTGGAGAACAGCCTGTTTCAGCGTCAACCGGACTACCTGCTGAAGGTACGCGGCATGTCCATGCGTGATGCCGGCATCATGGACGGCGATTTGCTGGCGGTGCAGGCTACGAAGGATGCCAAGAATGGACAAATCATCGTGGCCCGCTTGGGGGAAGAAGTAACGGTCAAACGTTTCCGCCGCAACAAGCACCTTATCGAGCTCCATGCTGAAAATCCGGACTACCAAACCATCGTGGTTGAACCGGGTGAACCATTTGAAATTGAAGGTCTCGCCGTAGGCCTGATTCGTAACACCATGTTGATGTGA
- a CDS encoding D-2-hydroxyacid dehydrogenase family protein, which yields MNIVILDDYQDAVRKLNCASKLDAYQAKVYTNTVKGLGQLSVRLKDADIIVLIRERTQITRALIDKLPRLKLIAQTGKVGGHLDVQACTEKGIAVAEGVGSPVAPAELTWALIMAAMRRLPQYIGNLKHGAWQQSGLKAGSMPPNFGIGSVLRGKTLGIWGYGRIGQLVAGYGKAFGMHVVVWGSESSREKAAADGYAAAADRESFFSHCDVVSVHLRLNDATRNIVTSADLACMKTTALLVNTSRAELIENDALIGGLNRGRPGMAAIDVFEAEPILQGHALLRLENCICTPHIGYVEQDSYELYFGAAFDNVVNYIKGTPSNIINPGALQVRR from the coding sequence ATGAATATAGTGATTCTCGACGATTACCAGGACGCAGTGCGCAAGCTGAATTGCGCCTCTAAGCTCGACGCCTACCAGGCTAAGGTATACACCAACACCGTCAAAGGACTTGGGCAACTCTCCGTCCGCTTGAAGGACGCAGACATCATCGTCCTGATCCGGGAACGTACACAGATTACCCGCGCCCTCATCGACAAGCTACCCCGGCTGAAGTTGATCGCCCAAACGGGCAAAGTGGGGGGGCATCTGGATGTGCAGGCTTGCACCGAAAAAGGCATCGCCGTCGCTGAAGGCGTAGGCTCACCAGTCGCTCCTGCAGAACTCACATGGGCCCTCATCATGGCGGCGATGCGTCGCTTGCCACAATACATTGGCAACTTAAAGCATGGCGCCTGGCAGCAGTCCGGCTTGAAAGCCGGTTCTATGCCGCCCAACTTCGGTATCGGCAGCGTTCTGCGCGGTAAAACACTGGGGATCTGGGGCTATGGCCGTATCGGTCAACTCGTTGCGGGCTATGGCAAAGCATTTGGAATGCACGTCGTAGTTTGGGGAAGTGAAAGCTCCCGCGAGAAGGCAGCAGCTGATGGTTACGCAGCTGCTGCAGACAGGGAGTCTTTTTTCTCGCACTGCGACGTTGTCTCTGTGCATTTGCGCCTGAACGACGCTACCCGAAACATCGTTACATCAGCTGATTTGGCTTGCATGAAGACAACTGCGTTGCTAGTCAACACGTCACGCGCTGAGCTGATAGAAAACGATGCATTGATTGGCGGCTTGAACCGTGGGCGGCCGGGAATGGCTGCCATCGATGTGTTTGAAGCAGAACCCATTCTTCAAGGTCACGCTTTGCTGCGCTTGGAAAACTGTATTTGCACGCCACACATCGGCTATGTGGAGCAGGACAGCTATGAGCTGTACTTCGGCGCCGCCTTCGATAACGTAGTCAACTACATCAAGGGAACACCGTCCAACATCATCAATCCAGGCGCTTTACAGGTCCGTCGTTAA
- a CDS encoding type IV pilus assembly protein FimV, whose product MQGDVRESFVTMKPVFKFKSCAFAAMLLVLSMSSNALTLGRAKGAAIVAQPLNLSISLSAAPDEDVSDLCFEADVFYGENKVEGGKVSVNSEPVVAGQTWQVRISSKLPVDEPVVTVYLRSTCGAKASRRYVLLADVASEVSTGSTVNNASAAINPPARPAQIDILPQAPSSNSSAPSVGKEGVRSTPKAQVSASKSASQSTALVAKPSPSGKARLKLAPLDLSVERDPTLKATPELLSTPTEDAQKRGEAAALWRALNLTPEDVLQDAARLKSLEASIQKLSEASGQNQRQVKDLSERLQRAESERYWNPVVFGLGALILLMVGGGFWIIRRQQRAAEGDPWWRGEAGAISGPESAFKPDAEVAQGLDAVPEAISQANVSVDTAVSKVTAPPKALGVDLELDFDLPSEKAMQVSVSQDVAATPVLQSPRSSRLMGLRDFSNSLSGSLRAINTQEMLDIRQQAEFFMTLGQYEDAIELLEGHVADSVDFNPLVCLDLLKIFHTLSRKDEFDRYREEFNAVFTGQVPGYSDFLKSGEGLEAYPELCAHLVKLWPSREALDFLETCMVRQPDSAAHLEFELDAFKELLLLHAIGSRLVNALDGAPAAFSASKVAAKDVPAQATSTGPIEVALPTITQTSQEVDLELDMPDMVLVPDSPAADNLIDFDISGIAPATGKPPR is encoded by the coding sequence TTGCAGGGAGATGTGCGAGAATCATTTGTAACAATGAAGCCCGTTTTCAAATTCAAATCTTGCGCATTCGCGGCCATGTTGCTTGTCTTGTCGATGAGCAGCAACGCACTCACATTAGGCCGTGCGAAAGGGGCGGCCATCGTTGCTCAGCCTCTCAATCTTTCCATCTCCCTATCAGCGGCCCCTGACGAGGATGTGTCTGATCTTTGCTTCGAGGCAGATGTCTTTTATGGCGAAAACAAAGTGGAAGGCGGCAAGGTTTCTGTCAACAGTGAGCCCGTTGTGGCAGGGCAAACATGGCAGGTTCGCATCAGTTCCAAGCTCCCCGTCGATGAGCCGGTAGTTACTGTTTATTTGCGCTCAACCTGCGGCGCTAAAGCGTCACGTCGATATGTATTGTTGGCTGATGTGGCTTCAGAAGTCTCAACCGGTTCCACTGTTAACAACGCTTCTGCCGCGATAAATCCTCCCGCAAGACCCGCGCAAATCGATATTCTTCCCCAAGCTCCGTCCAGTAACTCGTCTGCCCCTTCGGTGGGCAAAGAAGGGGTGAGATCAACTCCCAAGGCCCAAGTCAGCGCAAGTAAGTCGGCTTCTCAGTCCACGGCGCTGGTAGCCAAGCCAAGCCCTTCCGGTAAAGCAAGGCTCAAGCTTGCCCCGCTTGACCTTTCGGTTGAGCGTGATCCCACATTGAAGGCGACCCCCGAGCTGCTCAGCACACCGACGGAGGATGCGCAGAAACGCGGCGAGGCCGCTGCCCTCTGGCGCGCGCTCAATCTCACTCCGGAGGATGTACTTCAAGACGCTGCGAGACTCAAAAGTTTGGAGGCCAGCATCCAGAAGTTGAGCGAGGCTTCTGGGCAGAACCAACGCCAGGTCAAAGATTTGAGCGAGCGCTTACAGCGCGCAGAGAGCGAGCGTTATTGGAACCCCGTGGTGTTCGGGCTAGGCGCCTTGATCCTGCTGATGGTAGGTGGGGGCTTTTGGATTATTCGCCGTCAGCAACGGGCGGCAGAAGGTGATCCTTGGTGGCGGGGTGAGGCGGGGGCGATTTCGGGCCCCGAGTCTGCGTTCAAGCCGGATGCTGAAGTTGCCCAAGGGCTGGATGCCGTTCCAGAGGCCATCAGTCAAGCCAATGTGAGCGTTGATACCGCTGTTTCCAAAGTCACTGCACCACCGAAAGCCCTCGGTGTAGATCTTGAGCTTGATTTTGACTTGCCATCAGAAAAAGCGATGCAGGTGTCTGTTTCTCAGGATGTGGCGGCTACACCAGTGTTGCAAAGCCCCAGGTCATCGCGGTTGATGGGTTTGCGTGATTTCTCCAACAGCCTGTCGGGTAGCCTCCGCGCGATAAACACCCAAGAGATGTTGGACATCCGCCAGCAAGCCGAGTTCTTCATGACCTTGGGGCAGTACGAGGATGCCATTGAACTTTTGGAGGGGCATGTTGCTGATTCGGTCGACTTCAATCCGCTGGTGTGCCTAGATCTGCTGAAGATATTCCACACCTTGAGCCGGAAGGACGAATTTGACCGCTACCGCGAAGAATTCAACGCCGTGTTCACCGGGCAAGTTCCGGGTTACAGCGACTTCCTGAAGTCAGGTGAGGGCCTGGAGGCCTATCCTGAGTTATGCGCGCACCTGGTGAAGCTATGGCCTTCTCGAGAGGCTCTCGACTTCCTGGAAACTTGTATGGTGCGTCAACCCGATAGTGCGGCCCATCTGGAGTTCGAGCTGGACGCTTTCAAAGAGTTGTTGTTGCTTCACGCGATTGGTAGCCGTCTGGTCAATGCATTGGACGGTGCACCAGCCGCATTCAGTGCGAGCAAGGTTGCAGCCAAGGACGTTCCGGCACAAGCTACCTCCACGGGTCCGATTGAGGTTGCGTTGCCTACCATTACGCAAACGTCCCAGGAAGTGGACCTTGAGTTGGACATGCCGGACATGGTCCTGGTACCGGACAGCCCAGCGGCGGACAATCTGATTGACTTTGATATCTCCGGAATTGCACCTGCGACGGGTAAACCTCCGCGTTGA
- a CDS encoding Crp/Fnr family transcriptional regulator has translation MDEPILTIEERSAINGGRWFSTLSPSLKHDILRCAFVKRFKDGDLIAARGEPPEEWIACAKGAVRVSSTSISGKQITLTYVEPGIWFGDVSIFDGDRRTHDAYAHGETTVLCVAKADFKKILATHVELYEAMLRLHARRIRQLYGLVEDLNTLPLRARLAKQLLHLVRSYGVPSLSDGSEVRIGLQLAQEELAQLLGASRQRVNQELKAMEREEAIRIEPGGLVIRDRAALMRVIESDS, from the coding sequence ATGGACGAACCCATTCTTACTATCGAAGAACGCTCTGCCATTAATGGCGGACGCTGGTTTTCAACGCTTTCACCTTCACTCAAACACGACATCCTTCGATGCGCATTTGTCAAACGCTTCAAAGACGGCGACCTCATCGCTGCTCGCGGGGAACCACCGGAAGAGTGGATCGCCTGCGCGAAAGGGGCTGTGCGGGTGAGTTCGACTTCCATCTCTGGAAAGCAAATTACGTTGACCTATGTCGAGCCGGGCATCTGGTTCGGGGATGTGTCGATTTTCGATGGGGACCGGCGCACGCACGATGCATATGCCCATGGGGAAACCACGGTTCTGTGCGTCGCCAAGGCAGACTTCAAGAAAATACTGGCGACCCATGTCGAGCTTTACGAAGCAATGCTGCGTCTGCACGCGCGACGCATCAGGCAACTGTACGGCTTGGTCGAAGACCTGAACACCCTGCCACTCAGGGCGAGGCTCGCCAAACAGCTTTTGCATTTGGTGCGCAGCTATGGCGTTCCTTCGCTGAGCGACGGCAGCGAGGTTCGCATCGGTCTTCAGTTGGCCCAAGAGGAACTTGCGCAGTTGCTGGGTGCATCGCGTCAACGCGTCAACCAGGAGCTCAAAGCCATGGAACGCGAAGAGGCCATTCGCATAGAACCGGGTGGCCTGGTCATCCGGGATCGGGCTGCGCTCATGCGGGTCATCGAGTCCGACAGTTAA
- a CDS encoding phosphotransferase, with product MSEFDHFVGTRSVSGSHALDEAALHQWLLQHLPGYAGPLAIEMFKGGQSNPTYKLNTPQRSYVMRAKPGPSAKLLPSAHAIEREFAVMQGLKDSAVPVPEMLCLCEDESIIGRAFYVMEFMHGRILWDQSLPGMTRAQRADIYDEMNRVISALHTVPFAEKGLASYGKPGNYFERQIGRWSKQYVASITQPIPEMDRLMEWLPAHIPPMARDESMVSIVHGDYRLDNLMFSAEDPKVLAVLDWELSTLGHPLADFSYHCMTWHIPPGAFRGIGGLDHADLGIPSESDYIAKYCERTGLATPDQLKADWNFYMAYNMFRIAAILQGIAKRVEAGTASSAQAVNSAAGAKPLAQLAWSFASRS from the coding sequence ATGAGTGAATTCGATCATTTTGTAGGCACACGCAGTGTGTCAGGCTCGCATGCCTTGGACGAGGCGGCCTTGCATCAATGGCTGCTCCAACATCTCCCGGGCTACGCCGGACCCTTGGCTATCGAAATGTTCAAGGGGGGCCAATCCAATCCCACCTACAAGCTCAACACGCCCCAGCGAAGTTATGTCATGCGGGCCAAACCCGGGCCTTCTGCAAAGCTCCTTCCTTCCGCCCATGCCATCGAACGTGAATTTGCGGTGATGCAGGGGCTCAAGGACAGCGCTGTACCGGTTCCGGAGATGCTGTGTTTGTGTGAAGACGAAAGCATCATCGGGCGAGCTTTTTACGTCATGGAGTTCATGCACGGCCGGATACTGTGGGACCAATCTCTGCCCGGCATGACCCGTGCGCAACGCGCTGACATATACGACGAAATGAACCGTGTGATCTCGGCGCTTCACACCGTGCCTTTTGCCGAAAAAGGGTTGGCAAGTTACGGTAAACCCGGGAACTACTTCGAACGCCAGATTGGCAGGTGGAGCAAGCAATACGTCGCATCCATCACGCAGCCCATTCCGGAAATGGACCGTTTGATGGAGTGGCTCCCTGCCCATATTCCGCCCATGGCTCGAGATGAATCCATGGTCAGCATTGTTCACGGAGACTACCGCTTGGACAACTTGATGTTCTCCGCTGAAGATCCCAAGGTTTTGGCGGTGCTGGACTGGGAGCTTTCCACTCTGGGCCACCCTCTGGCAGACTTCAGCTACCACTGCATGACATGGCACATTCCACCCGGCGCCTTCCGGGGCATCGGTGGACTGGATCACGCAGATCTCGGAATCCCCTCCGAGTCGGACTACATCGCGAAGTACTGTGAACGCACGGGTCTGGCTACTCCAGATCAATTGAAGGCGGACTGGAACTTCTACATGGCCTACAACATGTTCCGCATTGCAGCCATCCTGCAAGGCATCGCCAAACGCGTTGAAGCGGGAACAGCTTCCAGTGCACAAGCCGTGAACTCCGCAGCTGGTGCCAAGCCACTGGCGCAGCTGGCTTGGAGCTTTGCATCCCGCAGCTGA
- a CDS encoding acyl-CoA dehydrogenase family protein: MDFDYSPKTKELQQRLLRFMDEFIYPAESAYHAEIAANTAAGKRWTPLQTIESLKPKAQAAGLWNLFLPVDSAEAAGFHGAGLTNQEYAPLAEIMGRVMWSSEVFNCSAPDTGNMETIARYGPEESKQRWLKPLMDGKIRSAFAMTEPAVASSDATNIETRIERQGDEYVINGRKWWISGAGDPRCAIYITMGKTDPDAPRHSQQSMVLVPADTPGIKILRPLNVFGYDDAPHGHMEMVFDNVRVPVGNILLGEGRGFEIAQGRLGPGRIHHCMRLIGLAERSLELMCKRVSSRIAFGKPVAAQTVTQERIAEARCKIDMARLLTLKAAWMMDMGGNKFAKNEIAMIKVVAPNMACEVIDWAMQAHGGGGMCDDFPLAYAYTCARTLRFADGPDEVHRNAIAKLELGKYAVNPKPVEMPITRGC, from the coding sequence ATGGACTTTGACTATTCCCCCAAAACCAAAGAGCTGCAACAACGATTGCTGCGCTTCATGGATGAGTTCATCTACCCCGCCGAAAGCGCCTACCACGCTGAAATCGCGGCCAACACTGCCGCAGGCAAGCGCTGGACACCACTGCAAACCATAGAGTCACTCAAACCCAAAGCGCAGGCAGCGGGGCTGTGGAATCTGTTTTTGCCGGTCGACAGTGCCGAAGCAGCCGGTTTTCATGGTGCTGGACTCACCAACCAGGAATACGCCCCGTTGGCCGAAATCATGGGACGGGTCATGTGGTCCAGCGAGGTGTTCAACTGCTCGGCACCTGACACAGGCAATATGGAAACGATTGCCCGATATGGCCCGGAGGAGAGCAAACAGCGCTGGCTGAAACCGCTGATGGACGGAAAAATCCGTTCAGCATTTGCCATGACCGAGCCGGCAGTCGCGTCCAGCGATGCCACCAATATCGAGACGCGCATCGAACGCCAAGGCGATGAATACGTCATCAACGGGCGCAAATGGTGGATTTCAGGGGCTGGTGATCCGCGCTGCGCGATCTACATCACGATGGGAAAAACAGACCCTGATGCCCCACGCCATTCGCAACAAAGCATGGTACTGGTGCCGGCAGACACCCCGGGCATCAAAATTTTGCGCCCATTGAACGTTTTCGGCTATGACGACGCACCGCACGGTCACATGGAAATGGTGTTTGACAACGTCCGCGTGCCGGTCGGCAATATCTTGCTGGGTGAAGGACGCGGCTTTGAGATCGCCCAAGGGCGCCTCGGACCCGGTCGCATCCACCATTGCATGCGCTTGATCGGCTTGGCCGAACGCTCGTTGGAACTAATGTGCAAACGCGTCAGCAGCCGGATTGCTTTCGGAAAGCCGGTGGCAGCCCAGACGGTGACGCAGGAGCGCATTGCAGAGGCCCGCTGCAAGATTGATATGGCGCGGCTGTTAACGCTGAAAGCGGCTTGGATGATGGACATGGGCGGAAACAAGTTCGCCAAGAATGAAATTGCCATGATCAAAGTCGTCGCTCCAAATATGGCTTGCGAAGTCATTGATTGGGCCATGCAGGCGCATGGCGGTGGTGGCATGTGTGATGACTTCCCGTTGGCCTATGCATACACCTGTGCGCGCACACTCCGGTTTGCCGATGGCCCGGACGAAGTGCACCGCAATGCCATTGCGAAACTGGAGCTGGGGAAATACGCCGTGAATCCCAAGCCGGTGGAGATGCCCATCACCCGAGGCTGCTGA
- a CDS encoding HD-GYP domain-containing protein: MLKKIAVEQLVVGMHLKEFCGSWMEHPFWRSGFVITDPKDITTIRASAIREVWIDCGKGLDVAVGETAVSESDSEEQVEAELREAVSSSRDVAPLSVQEELARAAKICHQSKQAVLSMFQEARMGKTVDTGGAKQLVQEITDSVTRNPGALISLARLKTADDYTYMHSVAVCAMMVALAKQLGLSEEETRSAGIAGLMHDLGKAAMPMDVLNKPGKLTDAEFAIIKKHPEEGYRLLQTGNAVDPMVLDVCLHHHEKVDGSGYPKGLKGEQISLFAKMGAVCDVYDAITSNRPYKSGWDPAESLRKMAEWASGHFDGKVFQAFVKSLGIYPIGSLVQLSSGRLGVVVEQTAKSLTTPCVKVFYSTKSHMRIVPEIVDLSRPGNSDKIVSREDPAKWKFPDLDELWSGMPNSPW; this comes from the coding sequence ATGCTTAAGAAAATTGCAGTTGAGCAGCTCGTTGTAGGAATGCACCTGAAGGAGTTTTGTGGCTCTTGGATGGAGCATCCATTCTGGCGGTCCGGCTTCGTCATTACCGATCCCAAAGACATCACCACCATCCGGGCAAGTGCCATTCGCGAGGTATGGATCGACTGCGGCAAGGGCCTTGACGTCGCGGTGGGTGAAACCGCTGTTTCCGAATCGGATTCTGAAGAGCAGGTAGAGGCGGAATTGCGGGAAGCCGTTTCGTCCAGTAGGGATGTTGCACCCCTCTCGGTGCAAGAAGAGTTGGCGCGGGCGGCAAAGATCTGTCACCAGTCCAAGCAGGCAGTTCTTTCGATGTTCCAGGAAGCCCGCATGGGGAAAACGGTGGACACCGGTGGAGCCAAGCAGCTGGTTCAGGAGATCACGGACTCAGTGACCCGCAATCCGGGAGCATTGATCAGTCTGGCACGCTTGAAGACTGCGGACGACTATACATACATGCACTCTGTTGCCGTATGCGCCATGATGGTGGCGCTGGCCAAGCAGTTGGGTTTGAGTGAGGAGGAAACCCGATCTGCAGGGATTGCCGGCCTCATGCATGACCTTGGCAAAGCCGCAATGCCCATGGATGTATTGAACAAGCCAGGCAAGCTGACTGATGCCGAGTTCGCAATCATCAAGAAGCACCCGGAAGAAGGTTATCGCTTGTTACAAACAGGCAATGCAGTGGATCCCATGGTGCTGGATGTATGTCTGCATCACCACGAGAAGGTGGACGGGTCCGGCTACCCGAAAGGCCTGAAGGGTGAGCAGATCAGCCTGTTTGCCAAGATGGGTGCAGTGTGCGACGTCTACGACGCGATTACCTCCAATCGCCCTTATAAGTCGGGTTGGGATCCTGCTGAGTCCTTGCGGAAGATGGCGGAGTGGGCGAGCGGCCACTTTGACGGCAAGGTCTTCCAGGCGTTTGTCAAAAGTTTGGGTATCTATCCCATCGGTTCATTGGTGCAGCTGAGTTCCGGTCGCTTGGGGGTGGTGGTAGAGCAGACGGCCAAATCTTTGACGACGCCCTGTGTCAAAGTCTTTTACTCCACCAAATCCCATATGCGTATCGTTCCCGAGATCGTGGACCTGTCCCGCCCCGGGAATTCCGACAAGATCGTCAGCCGTGAAGACCCGGCGAAATGGAAGTTCCCTGATCTCGATGAGCTGTGGTCCGGGATGCCCAATTCCCCTTGGTAA
- a CDS encoding DUF6806 family protein, whose translation MSRFNATFEIHVHGQIVLRPEVTYIQLQEALKPLWRYAGAKSLADAAKSSYEDEPGIQMDAQEHVLRMCWTVPGDDDFRQTLDEVCMNLNEVASSGAAIEITFYDAEFDEEDAAPGTESRDDFVMLFVGPDPAAIMQVQRDILVQDMVNLMERHFDGSELSGVVAEIDKLFSQRFDDLVNSLEIGKPPRGSGGPSSGHGGGRKPRHLH comes from the coding sequence ATGTCACGATTCAACGCCACGTTTGAAATTCACGTTCACGGTCAGATCGTGTTGCGGCCCGAGGTTACTTACATCCAGCTGCAGGAAGCGCTTAAGCCGCTATGGCGATACGCTGGTGCCAAATCACTCGCAGACGCTGCAAAAAGCAGCTACGAAGATGAGCCAGGCATTCAGATGGACGCCCAGGAGCATGTTTTGCGTATGTGCTGGACGGTCCCCGGTGATGATGATTTCCGTCAGACGCTGGATGAGGTTTGTATGAACCTCAATGAAGTCGCCTCGTCAGGTGCTGCGATTGAGATCACTTTCTATGATGCTGAATTCGACGAAGAAGACGCTGCGCCCGGCACGGAGTCTCGCGACGATTTTGTGATGCTCTTCGTTGGGCCAGATCCGGCCGCCATCATGCAGGTCCAGAGGGACATTCTTGTGCAGGATATGGTGAATTTGATGGAGCGGCATTTCGATGGCTCCGAATTGAGCGGTGTTGTTGCTGAGATCGACAAACTGTTTTCCCAGCGTTTTGACGATCTGGTGAATTCACTGGAAATTGGCAAGCCGCCCCGCGGCTCCGGCGGCCCATCCAGTGGGCACGGTGGCGGGCGTAAACCCCGGCATTTGCATTGA